In bacterium, a single window of DNA contains:
- a CDS encoding CopG family antitoxin produces MNSKKKQIDPIPDEFASYEEAAEFWDTHDTTDYLEIFQTVDVQGELKKRRYEVEVDEDIIDELHKRAQKLGITVSQLVSEMLRKQILRSA; encoded by the coding sequence ATGAACAGCAAAAAAAAACAGATTGATCCTATACCAGACGAATTTGCAAGCTACGAGGAAGCGGCAGAATTCTGGGATACCCATGATACAACAGACTATCTGGAAATATTTCAGACTGTGGATGTTCAAGGTGAGCTAAAAAAAAGGCGTTATGAGGTAGAAGTAGATGAAGATATCATTGACGAGCTTCATAAGCGAGCCCAGAAACTTGGTATCACTGTCAGTCAACTTGTAAGCGAGATGCTACGAAAGCAAATTTTACGCTCTGCATAA
- a CDS encoding DUF2065 domain-containing protein produces MEFFLCVVGMVFIIEGIPNFLFPVAWKKMLLRIDDIPESMLRFLGLASILIGLAMVYLGRG; encoded by the coding sequence ATGGAGTTTTTTCTCTGTGTAGTTGGTATGGTTTTTATTATTGAGGGTATTCCGAATTTTTTATTTCCAGTTGCCTGGAAGAAGATGCTGTTGCGAATCGATGATATTCCTGAATCCATGTTACGATTCCTGGGATTGGCGAGTATTCTTATTGGCCTGGCTATGGTCTACTTGGGAAGAGGATAA
- a CDS encoding cation:proton antiporter — MAFYVHLAIILILAKIFSDISSRLRQPPVLGLLFMGLLLGPSATGMIRSNEIIKVLGEIGAFVLLFMAGLETDIHKMIKEGTLSFTVASCGVSLPFLAGFGLTMLFGFGLPRALLLGTILTATSISVTVMTLWDMRRLDTLEGRTILSAAIIDDVMGIVVLALVSAFIGTQDTHILTSMGKLCLFFLVSIIVGKWVIQPCLHYIKGLKSEQAPLAVAIGLMLIFAALANRCGLAAITGAYTAGLLVGNTLLKREILQGFNVLGQSFFIAIFFVNIGLEASLQSMHGNVLFITLFILAAVLTKVIGCTLAARAFKLPTRESLRIGIGMVPRAEVALAVASIGLSQKIINQTDFSMTVLLCLSTAIITPILLRLAFKEPSPVREFQDVPYYSGTKAQRDKGTNG, encoded by the coding sequence ATGGCATTCTATGTTCATTTAGCGATTATCCTCATTTTGGCCAAGATTTTTTCCGATATTTCTTCCCGCCTCAGGCAGCCTCCGGTTCTCGGTCTCCTGTTCATGGGTCTGCTCCTTGGCCCCTCGGCTACCGGCATGATCAGGTCAAATGAAATCATCAAAGTGCTGGGGGAAATCGGGGCTTTTGTCCTGCTTTTCATGGCTGGCCTGGAAACTGATATTCACAAGATGATCAAGGAGGGGACCCTCAGCTTCACGGTTGCCTCCTGCGGGGTGAGCCTGCCCTTTCTGGCCGGTTTCGGTCTGACCATGCTTTTTGGCTTCGGCCTTCCCAGGGCGCTTTTACTCGGCACGATCCTGACCGCCACCAGCATCAGTGTCACCGTCATGACTCTGTGGGACATGAGGCGGCTGGACACCCTGGAAGGGAGAACGATCCTGAGCGCAGCCATCATCGATGATGTAATGGGGATCGTGGTACTGGCCCTGGTGTCAGCTTTCATCGGAACACAGGATACTCATATCCTGACTTCAATGGGCAAGCTTTGCCTGTTTTTCCTGGTCTCGATTATCGTGGGGAAATGGGTCATCCAGCCCTGTCTGCACTATATCAAGGGTCTGAAATCCGAACAGGCACCCCTGGCTGTAGCTATCGGACTGATGCTCATCTTTGCCGCACTGGCCAATCGGTGCGGGCTGGCTGCCATTACCGGCGCTTACACGGCGGGGCTTCTGGTGGGCAACACTTTACTGAAGAGAGAGATTCTTCAGGGGTTTAATGTGCTCGGCCAATCCTTTTTTATTGCCATCTTTTTTGTCAACATCGGCCTTGAAGCCAGCTTGCAGAGCATGCACGGTAATGTCCTCTTCATTACTCTCTTCATTCTGGCGGCTGTCCTGACCAAGGTCATAGGCTGCACTCTGGCCGCCAGGGCATTCAAGCTGCCGACCAGGGAGAGCCTGCGGATCGGGATTGGTATGGTGCCAAGAGCTGAAGTGGCCCTGGCTGTAGCCTCCATCGGCCTGTCACAGAAAATTATCAATCAGACAGATTTTTCCATGACCGTTCTCCTGTGCCTGAGCACAGCCATTATTACCCCGATACTTTTACGCCTGGCGTTTAAGGAGCCTTCGCCAGTCAGGGAATTTCAAGATGTTCCATACTACTCAGGCACAAAGGCACAGAGGGACAAAGGCACAAATGGGTAA
- a CDS encoding heavy metal translocating P-type ATPase — MATRNVIIPIAGMHCVNCALNVEKRLKKLPGIVEASVNFATEQASVEYLTERATEEGIVEAIAEAGYRPLFMPAGAEEEAGGETEKAARRAEIADQTRKFLVGLILTIPVFILSMGRDLGLLSGAWVHASWFNWLLGILATPVQFYTGWDYYRGGWKSLKNRSANMDVLVAMGSSVAYLYSAVVLLYPAPGQHIYFETSAMIITLIKLGKMLEARAKGRTGEAIRRLIGLRPKTATIVISGKEREVPLAQVKIDDTVIVRPGESIPVDGLILAGESAVDESMLTGEPLPIDKRPGDSVIGATINQVGMLKVKATRVGQDTALARIIRLVQQAQGSRAPIQNLADRTSAVFVPAVIGIAGLTFILWWTIGGAFAPAMIRMIAVLVIACPCALGLATPTAIMAGMGRAADRGILFRNSEALQSASRLDTLVLDKTGTITLGQPSVVSVMILDPAMIQTEDELLQLAASAERGSEHPLGRAIVRKAEGEGIGLFEPENFQALGGSGVSAMINGKPVRVGKQAWFGELGLKLEEGAKSLIRALQEEGQTVMLAAIENRLAGLIGVADSIKPESPAAIEELHRQGLKVVMLTGDSLQTARTVASRMHIDDILAEVRPEEKLSRIRDLQDKGHLVGMVGDGINDAPALAQADVGLAIGTGVDIAIEAADITLVSGSLSGVPRAIQLSRATMRTIRQNLFWAFFYNVALIPAAAGAFSAIGFLPGFLRQLHPVLAALAMATSSLTVVSNSLLLSRGMERESGQ, encoded by the coding sequence ATGGCTACCAGAAATGTGATAATTCCGATTGCCGGAATGCATTGTGTCAATTGCGCCCTGAACGTCGAAAAGAGGCTGAAGAAGCTTCCCGGTATAGTGGAGGCTTCGGTCAATTTTGCCACTGAACAGGCTTCTGTCGAGTACCTGACGGAGCGTGCCACTGAAGAAGGGATAGTGGAGGCTATAGCAGAGGCTGGTTACCGGCCCTTGTTCATGCCAGCCGGGGCTGAAGAAGAGGCCGGGGGGGAGACCGAGAAGGCTGCCCGCAGGGCCGAGATAGCAGACCAGACCCGGAAGTTTCTCGTTGGTCTGATTCTGACCATTCCCGTATTCATCCTCAGCATGGGCAGAGACCTTGGCCTCCTTTCGGGAGCATGGGTCCATGCTTCCTGGTTCAACTGGCTGCTGGGGATCCTGGCTACGCCGGTCCAGTTTTATACCGGCTGGGATTACTACCGGGGGGGATGGAAGAGCCTGAAAAACCGCAGCGCCAATATGGATGTCCTGGTGGCTATGGGCTCCTCGGTGGCGTATCTGTATTCAGCGGTGGTCCTCCTGTATCCTGCGCCTGGTCAGCATATCTATTTCGAAACCTCGGCCATGATTATCACCCTGATCAAGCTGGGCAAGATGCTGGAAGCGCGGGCCAAGGGCCGCACGGGTGAGGCCATCCGGAGGCTGATCGGGCTGCGGCCAAAAACCGCCACCATCGTTATCAGCGGGAAGGAAAGGGAAGTGCCTCTTGCTCAGGTTAAAATCGATGATACTGTCATCGTCCGTCCCGGAGAGAGCATCCCGGTTGACGGGCTGATTCTGGCGGGAGAGTCGGCGGTCGATGAGTCCATGCTGACTGGAGAGCCACTGCCGATCGACAAGCGGCCGGGCGATAGTGTCATCGGGGCCACCATAAATCAGGTGGGGATGCTCAAGGTCAAGGCCACCCGGGTTGGCCAGGACACTGCCCTGGCCCGGATCATCCGGCTGGTGCAGCAGGCCCAGGGCAGCAGGGCCCCTATCCAGAATCTGGCTGACCGGACCTCGGCTGTCTTTGTGCCAGCAGTCATCGGGATTGCCGGGCTTACCTTCATCCTCTGGTGGACTATTGGCGGCGCCTTTGCCCCGGCCATGATCCGCATGATAGCGGTCCTGGTCATCGCCTGTCCCTGCGCACTTGGCCTGGCAACACCGACAGCCATTATGGCCGGGATGGGCAGGGCCGCAGACCGCGGCATCCTGTTTCGAAACAGCGAGGCACTGCAATCGGCCAGCAGGCTGGATACTCTTGTCCTTGACAAGACCGGCACTATCACCCTGGGCCAGCCATCCGTGGTCAGCGTCATGATCCTTGATCCGGCCATGATTCAGACTGAGGATGAGCTTTTGCAACTGGCCGCTTCCGCCGAGCGGGGGTCTGAGCACCCTTTGGGCCGGGCTATTGTCAGGAAGGCTGAAGGAGAGGGAATCGGGCTTTTTGAGCCGGAGAATTTTCAAGCCCTGGGAGGATCGGGTGTGTCAGCCATGATAAACGGCAAACCGGTCCGGGTGGGAAAGCAAGCCTGGTTCGGGGAGCTTGGGCTGAAGCTCGAAGAAGGGGCGAAAAGCCTGATCCGCGCCTTGCAGGAAGAAGGGCAGACAGTCATGCTGGCAGCGATTGAAAACCGACTGGCAGGTCTGATCGGGGTGGCTGATTCAATCAAACCCGAATCACCCGCGGCTATCGAAGAGCTTCATCGGCAGGGGCTGAAGGTGGTCATGCTGACCGGAGACAGCCTCCAGACCGCCAGGACTGTCGCCTCCCGGATGCATATCGATGACATTCTGGCCGAGGTCAGACCGGAGGAGAAGCTGAGCAGGATCAGGGATCTTCAGGACAAGGGACATCTTGTCGGCATGGTGGGTGACGGCATCAACGATGCTCCGGCCCTGGCTCAGGCGGATGTGGGTTTGGCTATCGGAACGGGAGTGGATATCGCCATCGAGGCCGCAGACATTACCCTGGTCAGCGGCAGCCTGAGCGGTGTGCCCAGGGCCATTCAGCTCAGCAGGGCCACGATGAGAACTATCCGGCAAAACCTTTTCTGGGCTTTCTTTTATAATGTCGCCCTTATCCCGGCAGCAGCAGGAGCCTTCTCCGCCATAGGATTCCTGCCGGGATTCCTGCGGCAGTTACATCCCGTTCTGGCTGCCCTGGCCATGGCTACCAGCAGCCTTACGGTTGTGTCAAACAGCCTGCTCCTCTCCAGGGGGATGGAGAGGGAGAGTGGCCAGTGA
- a CDS encoding sigma 54-interacting transcriptional regulator, translating into MSRKPNTILKSIVVPFLLVFITLFLTHIGMQTQLMDRELDRFIAQSATGMMNIIWNYFVTEEVKEPMRKLACMADSLLPDSLDTALKNDVAFSCPLLSSQWDTLKHDLLLDNVLNYVALFDRSGRMILQESFMAAQEKESHDEFRNQIMQRKVTAEIFGFDKAPHASHSLVAKMIFPIRNRRGGILGYMAAIRNLDNRFFEKVHQLTGLHVLVFSDGTSVFSTLPIHSGEQLAVPPKIREKVYHTHGQPSESAQRVFILNDEYRAVSFPIENLQGEAIGALMLLCSLEGKEHSLKKIVLNLLWASLMGGILLLFFGFLISRGITIPINQLIQATRCVSAGDFDTRADVQSHKELITLSQAFNGMTDNLKRTSISRNYFQTILDTMNDLLIIVSPDRSIEFVNQTTVNVLGYTSDEMIGKSFDHLFHHDCPFKGMDFENIVQKEGGQDSSCIMLTKAGETIPVSFSWSVMRNEKNDLTQIIGIARDIREKAEAEQKIREERDKLNTLINTTNDLIFIRTLKGEITFVSHAVHRILGYSPEEFKSLPPEKILSANPLNQAFIESPSRWSTRSEKAEPYWVEFLTSDGRPIFLEINETPLQGKGNEITQVMGIGRDISERKRLEEQLREWHEKQAKTQQGICRFGDVIGKSRRMQEIYDFIQVVSQNNSTVLLKGESGTGKEMIAQSIHDHSPRCNYPFVEVTCSVLSEYLLESELFGHVKGAFTGAIKDKQGRFEQASGGTIFLDEIGDVSLNAQIKLLRVLQEREIVRVGGDERIKVDVRIIAATNKNLEEAVARGTFREDLYYRLNVVPIDVPALRERKEDIPLLVEHFIAKINQKVGKNIIDMSQKAVNILMEYYWPGNIRQLENAVEYAIIRCQGAQIKVQDLPAEIRNQKKGEKASMHDLIANTEKSAFLEALQECQWDLTQTAQRLNISRTTLWRKIKKYRIERPRG; encoded by the coding sequence ATGAGCAGGAAACCCAATACGATTCTCAAAAGCATCGTAGTACCGTTCTTACTGGTATTCATTACTCTTTTTCTGACCCACATCGGCATGCAGACCCAACTGATGGACCGGGAACTGGACAGGTTTATCGCTCAAAGCGCTACCGGCATGATGAACATTATCTGGAATTACTTTGTTACTGAGGAAGTGAAGGAGCCGATGCGAAAACTGGCGTGCATGGCTGATTCCCTGCTGCCGGATTCCCTGGATACTGCCCTGAAAAACGACGTGGCTTTCTCCTGTCCCCTTCTTTCTTCTCAATGGGATACCCTCAAGCATGACCTTCTGCTGGATAATGTCCTGAATTATGTGGCCCTCTTCGACCGAAGCGGCAGGATGATCCTCCAGGAATCTTTCATGGCAGCACAGGAAAAGGAAAGCCATGACGAGTTCCGGAATCAGATCATGCAGCGGAAGGTGACGGCTGAAATTTTTGGCTTTGATAAGGCTCCTCATGCTTCTCATTCCCTGGTTGCCAAAATGATCTTTCCCATCCGCAACCGCCGTGGAGGAATCCTCGGTTATATGGCAGCTATCCGTAACCTCGATAACCGGTTTTTTGAAAAGGTTCATCAACTGACCGGCCTTCACGTTCTGGTCTTCAGTGACGGGACGTCAGTTTTCAGTACCTTGCCGATTCACTCGGGAGAGCAGCTTGCGGTTCCTCCAAAGATCCGGGAAAAGGTCTACCACACCCATGGGCAGCCATCAGAGTCAGCACAGAGGGTGTTCATCCTCAATGACGAGTACCGGGCAGTTTCCTTTCCCATCGAGAACCTTCAGGGAGAAGCCATAGGGGCTCTCATGCTCCTGTGCAGTCTGGAGGGCAAAGAGCACAGCCTGAAAAAGATCGTCCTGAACCTGCTGTGGGCAAGCCTCATGGGAGGTATACTGCTCCTGTTTTTCGGATTTCTTATCAGCAGGGGAATCACTATTCCCATCAATCAACTGATTCAGGCTACCCGCTGTGTTTCAGCCGGAGATTTCGACACCAGGGCCGATGTCCAATCCCACAAGGAATTGATCACCCTCTCCCAGGCCTTCAATGGCATGACCGACAATTTAAAGCGAACATCGATTTCCCGGAACTATTTCCAGACTATCCTCGATACCATGAACGATCTGCTGATCATCGTTTCTCCCGACCGCAGCATCGAATTTGTCAATCAGACCACTGTGAACGTCCTGGGATATACCAGTGATGAGATGATCGGCAAATCGTTCGATCACCTTTTCCATCATGATTGCCCCTTCAAGGGGATGGATTTTGAAAACATAGTTCAGAAGGAAGGAGGACAGGATAGCTCCTGCATCATGCTCACCAAAGCAGGAGAGACGATCCCGGTGAGCTTTTCCTGGTCAGTCATGCGGAATGAGAAAAACGATTTGACGCAAATTATCGGGATTGCCCGCGATATCCGGGAGAAGGCCGAAGCCGAGCAAAAGATCAGGGAGGAGCGTGATAAGCTCAATACCCTGATTAATACTACCAACGACCTGATCTTTATCCGCACTCTCAAGGGGGAGATCACTTTTGTCAGCCATGCTGTTCATCGCATTCTCGGCTATTCCCCTGAGGAATTCAAAAGCCTTCCCCCTGAAAAAATCCTGAGCGCCAACCCCCTGAACCAGGCCTTCATTGAATCCCCATCCCGCTGGAGCACCAGGAGTGAGAAGGCAGAGCCTTACTGGGTCGAATTTTTAACCAGTGATGGACGGCCAATTTTTCTGGAAATCAATGAGACCCCTCTCCAGGGCAAGGGAAATGAAATCACGCAGGTCATGGGAATCGGCAGGGACATTTCGGAGCGAAAGAGGCTGGAAGAACAGTTGCGGGAGTGGCATGAGAAACAGGCCAAAACACAGCAGGGAATATGCCGGTTTGGCGACGTTATCGGCAAGAGCAGGAGAATGCAGGAAATTTATGATTTTATCCAGGTTGTTTCCCAGAACAACAGTACCGTCCTGCTCAAAGGAGAAAGCGGTACTGGTAAAGAGATGATTGCTCAATCCATTCATGACCATAGCCCACGGTGCAATTATCCTTTTGTCGAGGTGACCTGCTCGGTCCTGTCCGAGTATCTGCTCGAAAGCGAGCTTTTCGGGCATGTCAAAGGCGCATTTACCGGGGCCATCAAAGACAAGCAGGGGCGGTTCGAGCAGGCTAGCGGAGGCACCATCTTCCTCGATGAAATAGGCGATGTCAGCCTCAATGCCCAGATTAAATTGCTTCGGGTCCTCCAGGAGCGGGAGATTGTCCGGGTGGGGGGAGACGAGCGGATTAAGGTCGATGTCAGGATCATTGCCGCCACGAACAAAAACCTGGAAGAAGCTGTGGCCAGGGGAACTTTCCGCGAGGACCTCTACTATCGCCTCAACGTAGTGCCGATCGATGTTCCGGCCCTGCGGGAGAGAAAGGAGGACATTCCTCTGCTCGTGGAGCATTTTATCGCCAAGATAAACCAAAAGGTCGGGAAAAATATCATCGATATGTCTCAGAAGGCCGTGAATATACTCATGGAATATTACTGGCCGGGCAATATCCGCCAGTTGGAAAACGCTGTCGAATATGCCATCATCCGATGCCAGGGAGCACAAATCAAAGTCCAGGACCTCCCGGCGGAAATCCGAAACCAGAAAAAGGGGGAAAAAGCCTCAATGCATGACCTGATCGCCAATACGGAAAAATCGGCCTTTCTTGAGGCACTCCAGGAATGTCAATGGGATTTGACCCAGACCGCCCAGCGGCTGAACATCAGCCGGACCACGCTCTGGCGGAAAATTAAAAAGTACCGGATCGAAAGGCCGAGGGGGTGA
- a CDS encoding DUF507 family protein has product MKLRKQHIEVIASRIIDELQDKGALEVEDDSKAKALVRKVIIDDLMVEDKLNDEVRELLEKVSSEVRQGSVEYHKMFRLVKEKLVKERNLIL; this is encoded by the coding sequence ATGAAACTGAGAAAACAGCACATAGAGGTTATTGCATCCAGGATCATCGATGAGCTTCAAGACAAGGGAGCCCTGGAAGTTGAGGATGACAGCAAGGCCAAGGCATTGGTAAGAAAAGTGATCATCGATGATCTTATGGTTGAAGACAAGTTGAATGATGAAGTCAGAGAGTTGTTGGAGAAGGTTTCTTCCGAAGTGCGCCAGGGAAGTGTTGAATACCATAAGATGTTCCGGCTGGTAAAGGAGAAGCTGGTCAAAGAGAGGAATTTGATTCTCTAA
- a CDS encoding tRNA 4-thiouridine(8) synthase ThiI, which produces MEKLAVGLYSGGLDSILAVKLIVDQGFRVILVKFTGPIFEDRQPETGILDGILPAESFSLREVTLGADFLQVIQSPEYGYGKNLNPCLDCKIFMVKKAGEILKECAGAFVFTGEVLGQRPMSQRRDALRIIERDSGLTRYLLRPLSARLLPPTQAEEQGLVRRDALLDISGRSRKRQMELAREFGIFNYPSPAGGCLLTDESFSRRLKATLARKDDRVRLEDMPLLKLGRHFLIRPGVRLIVGRNHAENQKILALANADNWLFRVMNAPGPISLALGNLEEADFQLAASITARYSDAKVRDAIQVSYAPGGNDRHSVLTVSPVEDHLLEHYRI; this is translated from the coding sequence ATGGAGAAGTTGGCTGTTGGCCTCTATTCGGGGGGACTGGACAGCATTCTGGCTGTAAAGCTGATCGTGGATCAGGGATTCCGGGTAATCCTGGTAAAGTTTACGGGTCCCATTTTCGAGGACCGTCAGCCTGAAACAGGAATCCTGGACGGCATTTTGCCTGCGGAATCGTTCAGTCTGCGCGAAGTAACACTTGGCGCTGATTTCCTTCAGGTGATCCAGTCGCCGGAATATGGGTATGGGAAGAATCTCAATCCTTGCCTGGATTGCAAGATATTTATGGTTAAAAAGGCTGGAGAGATTCTGAAGGAGTGCGCAGGGGCTTTTGTATTCACCGGAGAAGTGCTGGGCCAGCGCCCAATGTCACAGCGAAGGGATGCCCTGCGTATCATCGAAAGGGATTCCGGGCTCACCCGGTATCTTTTACGTCCGCTTTCCGCCCGACTGCTGCCTCCGACTCAGGCTGAAGAGCAGGGATTGGTCAGGAGGGATGCCCTGCTGGACATTTCCGGCAGATCCAGAAAGCGGCAGATGGAGCTGGCCAGGGAGTTTGGCATCTTCAACTATCCGAGTCCCGCCGGCGGTTGTCTGCTCACGGATGAGAGCTTTTCCCGGCGGCTGAAGGCTACTCTGGCCCGGAAAGATGATCGGGTCAGGCTGGAAGATATGCCTCTGCTCAAGCTTGGAAGGCACTTTTTGATTCGACCGGGGGTGAGGCTGATCGTCGGGAGGAACCACGCTGAAAACCAGAAGATTCTCGCCCTGGCGAATGCCGACAACTGGCTTTTTCGGGTTATGAATGCACCCGGCCCAATATCCCTGGCCCTGGGGAATCTGGAAGAGGCAGACTTTCAACTTGCAGCTTCCATTACGGCCCGATACAGTGATGCAAAAGTCAGGGATGCTATTCAGGTAAGTTATGCACCGGGCGGCAATGACCGGCACAGCGTACTGACAGTCTCTCCGGTTGAAGACCACCTGCTGGAGCACTATCGGATTTAA
- a CDS encoding BrnT family toxin has translation MLLHEVIWKDKLMDKIESKHNVLVYEVEQVLFSQPYVRRVEKGKIKGEDLYVAYGQTKAGRYLVVFFVRKRQTMALPISARDMTVAERRYYEQQKKTD, from the coding sequence GTGCTGCTGCATGAAGTTATTTGGAAAGATAAGCTTATGGATAAGATCGAAAGCAAGCACAACGTTCTTGTCTATGAGGTCGAACAGGTCTTATTCTCTCAACCTTATGTCCGTCGAGTAGAGAAGGGAAAAATAAAGGGAGAAGATTTATACGTTGCTTATGGTCAAACGAAGGCAGGGAGATATCTGGTTGTTTTCTTTGTTCGCAAACGCCAGACAATGGCACTGCCCATTTCGGCCAGAGATATGACCGTAGCTGAACGGAGGTATTATGAACAGCAAAAAAAAACAGATTGA
- a CDS encoding class I SAM-dependent methyltransferase — MDARSWIPYGRALLDFSRGKVAAKVIVHETEGRTRKMAMSTFFRKPAEFPTLEQTALNLCRGRVLDIGAGAGCHSLALQERGFSVCAIDISQDAVTVMKKRGVKDVYCADIFDFQAGPFDTILMMMNGIGVVESLNDLGRFLDAVHSLIKPDGQILLDSSDVRRGSKKYRDTDSMIDSESGRYIGEVWFQLEYKGQKGLPFWWLFVDSDTLTEQAVKSGWFCQVIYHEWDGHYLARLVPLGEE, encoded by the coding sequence GTGGACGCAAGATCATGGATCCCTTATGGGCGTGCGCTCCTTGATTTTTCCAGGGGCAAGGTTGCAGCCAAAGTCATTGTCCATGAGACTGAGGGAAGAACAAGGAAAATGGCCATGAGCACTTTCTTCCGAAAGCCTGCCGAATTTCCGACTCTCGAGCAGACCGCACTGAACCTTTGCCGGGGCCGCGTTCTCGATATCGGCGCCGGAGCCGGATGTCACAGCCTTGCCCTTCAGGAGCGGGGATTTTCAGTCTGTGCCATTGACATCTCTCAGGATGCGGTGACAGTTATGAAGAAGCGGGGAGTAAAGGATGTTTACTGCGCCGACATCTTTGACTTCCAGGCAGGGCCATTCGATACGATCCTTATGATGATGAATGGCATCGGGGTGGTTGAGAGCCTGAACGACCTTGGCCGTTTTCTGGATGCTGTTCATAGCCTGATCAAGCCTGATGGACAGATTCTGCTTGACTCTTCCGATGTGAGAAGAGGCTCGAAAAAATACCGGGATACGGACTCCATGATTGACAGCGAGTCAGGCCGCTATATCGGGGAGGTCTGGTTCCAACTGGAATACAAAGGCCAGAAAGGGCTTCCTTTCTGGTGGCTGTTTGTGGATTCCGATACCCTCACCGAGCAGGCTGTAAAATCGGGCTGGTTCTGCCAGGTTATTTATCATGAGTGGGACGGACACTACCTGGCCCGTCTGGTCCCCCTGGGGGAAGAATAA
- a CDS encoding DUF507 family protein, giving the protein MRLSREKVNHISHILMKAFMQDENIEIFRDENDIRLEIVRIITDELKVEEELDQEVRQRLESYKRKVIEGSAEWEILYQKLYEEEANKKKR; this is encoded by the coding sequence ATGAGATTGAGCAGGGAGAAGGTTAATCATATTTCCCATATACTGATGAAAGCCTTCATGCAGGATGAAAATATTGAGATCTTCAGAGATGAAAATGACATACGGCTTGAGATTGTCAGGATCATCACTGACGAGTTAAAAGTTGAAGAAGAACTGGACCAGGAAGTGCGACAACGCCTGGAGAGCTACAAGCGGAAAGTGATCGAAGGAAGTGCGGAATGGGAAATCCTCTATCAGAAACTGTATGAGGAGGAAGCGAATAAAAAGAAACGGTAA